One genomic window of Leptospira paudalimensis includes the following:
- a CDS encoding adenylate/guanylate cyclase domain-containing protein, giving the protein MSDKESKSLSILDYLSIAVATLGSLGVIVSVVMTGWVYEYSFLIGGMLLLLTSSYFVYKIIEKVSKDKQKSGAIWLSYVIAIFMYTMVNTFQPLKELEENSISFRFQFLRGSNTKTESEGDTGRIEYIQYNPPAKARKDINIIGITTESLEKLQGTWPLPWSYYADIIETFKDSNNILMFDIFFVDYKPGQTEEMVTALQKNRNVLFDYPMEVSAESKEAVLNLEKRIDILRKFQLKNVIDENDGGISWVKFPQPPIEPIGELSAGLGFANVKKDESGLNRKMPLVVKVYNSGRDRETEYFPSIDLLIVCQYYGINVQNDVEVNMGHYVKLKNIPNKIIREFNVKARKFEERDVMHIPNEKREVVIPIDWEGQMEINYVGGRYSFKQNEIFEVTNDWNPELLEANQINNKIFLVAMYYATGRGASKDSHLSPFGDMSGIEHHAHAVNTILNQDFLSTMPNWVIFLIYVGLGVMIGFLQPRVKTHIGFAIMLTQLLLYVIAALYIFQTFNLITVLPSVTIEQIVVFVAIIGFRILTEEENVKYIRQTFSKFVSKDVVDELLKHPDNLALGGSKREITIFFSDVRGFTTISEQLGPEDLVKLLNEYLSAMTDIIIEYKGTIDKYMGDAIMAFWGAPVPLEDHAYYACVAALAQLDHLKVLQQKWAERNVPVIDIGCGLNSGPAVVGNMGSSHRMEYTCMGDTINLGSRLEGSNKMYTTNIIISEYTYEKVKDRVVTRELDLVRVKGKTQPVRIYELLGITNPEDMEKMKRPLQKAAT; this is encoded by the coding sequence CTGATTGGTGGGATGCTTTTACTCCTCACTTCTTCCTATTTTGTTTACAAAATCATTGAAAAGGTTTCCAAAGACAAACAAAAGTCAGGTGCCATTTGGTTATCCTATGTAATTGCGATCTTTATGTATACGATGGTAAATACATTCCAACCTCTCAAAGAGTTAGAAGAAAATTCTATTTCATTTCGTTTCCAGTTTTTACGTGGATCCAATACAAAAACAGAAAGTGAGGGAGATACTGGCCGTATCGAATACATTCAGTATAACCCTCCAGCAAAAGCAAGAAAGGATATCAACATCATTGGTATCACAACTGAATCACTTGAAAAGTTACAAGGTACTTGGCCACTTCCTTGGAGTTATTATGCTGATATCATAGAAACATTTAAAGACTCAAACAACATTCTCATGTTCGATATTTTCTTCGTGGATTACAAACCCGGCCAAACAGAAGAGATGGTCACTGCATTGCAAAAGAATCGCAATGTTTTATTTGACTACCCTATGGAAGTCAGTGCGGAATCCAAGGAAGCTGTCCTCAATCTTGAAAAACGGATTGATATCTTACGTAAGTTTCAATTAAAGAATGTCATCGATGAAAATGATGGTGGAATATCCTGGGTAAAATTTCCGCAACCTCCAATCGAACCAATCGGTGAATTATCGGCTGGTCTCGGTTTTGCGAATGTCAAAAAAGATGAGTCAGGATTGAACCGCAAAATGCCTCTTGTGGTGAAAGTTTATAATTCAGGACGAGATAGAGAAACAGAATACTTCCCATCCATTGACTTACTCATTGTTTGCCAATACTATGGTATCAATGTTCAAAATGATGTAGAAGTGAACATGGGACATTATGTAAAATTGAAAAATATCCCAAACAAAATCATTCGCGAATTCAATGTGAAAGCTCGTAAGTTTGAAGAACGTGATGTGATGCACATTCCAAACGAAAAAAGAGAAGTGGTGATTCCCATTGATTGGGAAGGGCAAATGGAAATCAATTATGTGGGAGGAAGGTATTCATTCAAACAAAATGAAATCTTTGAAGTCACAAATGATTGGAATCCAGAATTACTCGAAGCAAACCAGATTAACAATAAAATTTTTCTCGTAGCAATGTACTATGCGACTGGTCGTGGAGCTTCTAAGGACTCCCACTTATCTCCGTTTGGTGATATGTCGGGAATTGAACACCACGCTCATGCAGTGAACACAATCTTAAACCAGGATTTTTTGTCCACAATGCCAAACTGGGTAATCTTTTTGATTTATGTTGGCCTTGGTGTGATGATTGGATTTTTGCAACCACGTGTTAAAACACACATTGGTTTTGCCATTATGTTAACGCAGTTGTTATTGTATGTAATCGCTGCTCTTTATATTTTCCAAACTTTCAATCTCATCACAGTATTGCCATCTGTTACTATTGAACAGATAGTTGTCTTTGTTGCCATCATTGGATTTAGAATTTTAACGGAAGAAGAAAACGTAAAATACATTCGTCAAACCTTCTCCAAATTCGTATCCAAAGACGTTGTGGATGAACTCCTTAAACACCCTGACAATTTAGCTCTTGGTGGATCCAAACGAGAAATCACTATTTTTTTCTCAGACGTACGTGGGTTCACAACCATCTCTGAACAATTGGGACCAGAAGATTTGGTGAAGTTACTCAATGAGTATCTTTCTGCCATGACGGACATCATCATTGAATACAAGGGAACCATCGATAAATACATGGGGGATGCGATCATGGCATTCTGGGGTGCTCCCGTTCCATTGGAAGACCATGCTTATTATGCTTGTGTGGCAGCCCTTGCACAGCTCGACCATTTAAAGGTGCTGCAACAAAAATGGGCAGAACGAAATGTCCCTGTGATCGACATTGGTTGTGGTCTCAATTCTGGCCCTGCTGTTGTGGGAAACATGGGATCATCTCATAGGATGGAATACACTTGTATGGGTGATACAATCAACTTAGGATCCCGTTTGGAAGGTTCCAATAAAATGTACACCACAAATATCATCATCTCGGAATACACCTATGAAAAAGTGAAAGACCGAGTTGTGACAAGAGAACTTGATTTGGTGCGTGTAAAAGGAAAAACCCAACCTGTTCGGATTTACGAATTGCTTGGAATCACAAACCCAGAAGATATGGAGAAAATGAAGCGGCCTCTCCAAAAGGCGGCAACATGA